A window of Chitinophaga sp. MM2321 contains these coding sequences:
- the rfbA gene encoding glucose-1-phosphate thymidylyltransferase RfbA has protein sequence MKGIILAGGSGTRLHPITYAISKQIMPVYDKPMIYYPLSTLMLAGIKDILIISTPHDLPSFQRLFGDGSQFGLHLSYAEQAVPNGLAQAFVIGKEFIGNDSVALVLGDNIFHGSGLGTQLANNATPDGGIVYAYQVSDPERYGVVEFAPDMRVLSIEEKPAKPKSNFAVPGIYFYDNSVVEIAEKLAPSPRGEYEITDVNKEYLRRGKLKVSILPRGTAWLDTGTFDSLMQASQFVQVIEQRQGIKIACIEEIAYRKGFINAGQLKELAKPLLKSGYGQYLETVLEQKMI, from the coding sequence ATGAAAGGAATTATCCTGGCCGGTGGCTCCGGTACCCGATTACACCCCATCACCTATGCTATCAGCAAACAGATAATGCCGGTGTATGACAAGCCAATGATCTATTATCCGTTGTCTACACTGATGCTGGCAGGCATTAAAGACATCCTGATCATTTCCACCCCGCATGATCTGCCTTCTTTCCAGCGTTTGTTTGGCGATGGCAGCCAGTTTGGCCTGCACCTCAGTTATGCAGAACAGGCAGTTCCGAATGGGCTGGCCCAGGCATTTGTAATCGGAAAGGAATTTATCGGCAACGATAGCGTAGCCCTGGTATTGGGAGATAATATCTTCCACGGATCAGGATTAGGTACCCAGCTGGCCAACAATGCTACCCCCGATGGCGGTATCGTATATGCTTACCAGGTATCTGACCCCGAAAGATATGGCGTAGTAGAATTTGCCCCCGATATGCGTGTACTCTCTATCGAGGAAAAACCCGCTAAACCCAAATCCAACTTCGCGGTGCCCGGTATTTATTTCTATGATAACAGTGTGGTGGAAATTGCAGAAAAACTAGCACCCAGCCCACGGGGAGAATATGAAATTACAGATGTAAATAAAGAATATTTGCGTCGTGGAAAATTAAAAGTTTCTATCTTGCCACGCGGAACAGCCTGGCTCGATACCGGCACTTTCGATTCATTAATGCAGGCCTCCCAATTTGTACAGGTAATAGAACAACGGCAAGGCATCAAAATAGCCTGCATCGAAGAAATAGCTTACCGTAAAGGATTTATCAATGCCGGTCAACTGAAGGAATTGGCAAAACCTTTACTTAAAAGTGGCTACGGACAGTACCTGGAGACAGTGCTGGAACAAAAAATGATTTGA
- a CDS encoding DUF47 family protein has protein sequence MGGFNSFVKLFMPKDRVFYSLFEDVASNLVEMAQVLNELVATTDLAVRKDKVHLIERLEHKNDDYTHRIFVELGQNFITPFDREDIHYLAATLDDVADYIHGSAKRMDLYKVYTLNESIRKLAELIHLGVLELHKAIPELRTMQNMRVITDACVKINSLENHADDIYDMAIADLFDTEQNAAELIKMREIYQALEIATDKCEDCANVIETIIIKYS, from the coding sequence ATGGGAGGCTTCAATTCTTTTGTTAAACTATTCATGCCGAAAGACCGGGTATTTTATTCTTTGTTTGAAGATGTTGCTTCCAACCTTGTAGAAATGGCGCAGGTGCTTAATGAGCTGGTAGCCACTACAGACCTGGCTGTACGTAAAGATAAAGTACATCTGATAGAAAGACTGGAACACAAGAATGACGATTATACACACCGCATATTTGTTGAGCTGGGGCAAAACTTCATTACACCATTTGACCGGGAAGACATTCATTACCTGGCAGCCACACTGGATGATGTAGCTGATTATATCCACGGATCAGCCAAAAGGATGGACCTCTATAAGGTATATACGCTGAACGAGAGCATCCGCAAACTGGCGGAACTGATCCACCTGGGGGTATTGGAACTCCACAAAGCCATCCCCGAATTACGTACCATGCAGAACATGCGCGTCATTACCGATGCCTGCGTAAAAATCAACAGCCTGGAAAACCATGCAGATGATATTTACGATATGGCCATCGCCGATCTGTTTGATACCGAACAAAATGCCGCAGAGCTGATTAAAATGCGTGAAATCTACCAGGCCCTGGAAATCGCTACCGATAAATGCGAGGACTGTGCCAACGTTATTGAAACCATTATAATCAAATACTCCTGA
- a CDS encoding sigma-70 family RNA polymerase sigma factor: protein MAVLQDDKALLALYRIPETREKGFTLIIRKYQERLYWHVRRLVIGHEDANDVLQNVFIKVWKSLEGFREDAQLYTWLYKIATNESLSFLEQQKRKQSISLSDVEAGLSNKLKADTQFDANKLEWKLQAAILRLPEKQRIVFNLRYYDEMPYEEMSRVLDTSEGALKASYHHAVKKIEEFIKNGE from the coding sequence ATGGCCGTTTTACAGGATGACAAAGCACTTCTGGCACTATACCGTATACCCGAAACCAGGGAAAAAGGATTTACTTTAATAATCCGGAAGTACCAGGAACGGTTGTACTGGCATGTTCGCAGATTGGTGATCGGGCATGAAGATGCCAATGACGTGCTGCAAAATGTATTTATAAAAGTGTGGAAAAGCCTGGAAGGATTCCGGGAGGATGCTCAATTGTATACCTGGCTATATAAAATTGCGACCAACGAAAGCCTGAGCTTCCTGGAGCAACAAAAACGTAAACAATCTATTTCATTGTCCGATGTGGAAGCAGGATTAAGCAATAAGCTAAAAGCGGATACCCAGTTTGATGCCAATAAACTTGAATGGAAACTACAGGCTGCCATCCTCCGCCTGCCCGAAAAGCAGCGGATTGTCTTTAATCTCCGGTATTACGATGAGATGCCCTACGAGGAGATGAGCCGGGTGCTGGATACCTCAGAAGGCGCATTAAAAGCCTCCTATCACCATGCGGTAAAAAAGATCGAGGAATTCATCAAAAACGGAGAATAG
- a CDS encoding transketolase family protein — protein sequence MVKDIKPLNEKETRAGFGEGILEVGRKNPNVVALTADLLGSMKLNAFIKEFPDRFVQVGIAEANMIGIAAGLTIGGKIPYTTTFANFSTGRVYDQIRQSVAYSNKNVKICASHAGLTLGEDGATHQILEDIGMMKMLPGMTVIVPCDFNQTKAATIAIADYEGPVYLRFGRPKWPNFTAEDQKFEIGKAQVLHEGTDITLFACGHLVWIAVEAGKILEERGYSVEIINIHTIKPLDEAAVIKSLTKTGCAVTAEEHNVLGGLGDSIAQVAARHIPVPIEYVGTNDTFGESGKPVELLKKYGLDADHIVAAAEKAIQRKK from the coding sequence ATGGTAAAAGATATTAAACCGCTCAACGAAAAAGAAACCCGCGCCGGTTTCGGAGAGGGCATACTGGAAGTGGGCCGCAAAAACCCTAATGTAGTAGCACTTACAGCAGATTTGCTGGGTTCCATGAAACTGAATGCATTCATCAAAGAATTTCCTGACCGCTTTGTTCAGGTAGGTATCGCTGAAGCCAATATGATCGGCATCGCAGCCGGTTTGACCATCGGCGGAAAAATTCCATATACCACCACTTTCGCTAACTTTTCTACCGGAAGGGTATATGATCAGATCCGTCAGTCTGTTGCTTACTCCAATAAAAACGTAAAAATATGCGCTTCCCACGCAGGGCTTACCCTGGGTGAAGATGGCGCTACCCACCAGATCCTTGAAGATATCGGCATGATGAAAATGCTGCCTGGCATGACTGTTATCGTTCCATGCGATTTCAATCAAACCAAAGCTGCTACCATCGCTATTGCTGATTACGAAGGTCCGGTATATCTCCGCTTTGGCCGTCCGAAATGGCCTAATTTCACAGCGGAAGATCAAAAATTTGAGATTGGTAAAGCACAGGTCCTCCATGAAGGAACAGATATTACTTTATTCGCCTGCGGCCACCTCGTATGGATTGCAGTAGAAGCCGGTAAAATCCTGGAAGAAAGAGGATACAGTGTGGAAATCATCAATATCCACACCATCAAGCCGCTGGACGAAGCTGCCGTTATCAAATCACTCACCAAAACCGGCTGTGCGGTGACTGCTGAAGAGCACAACGTACTCGGTGGTTTAGGCGATAGCATTGCCCAGGTAGCTGCCCGTCACATCCCCGTTCCTATCGAGTACGTAGGTACCAACGATACTTTCGGAGAAAGCGGCAAACCCGTGGAACTGCTGAAAAAATATGGCCTCGATGCAGACCATATTGTAGCTGCCGCTGAAAAAGCCATTCAACGCAAAAAATAA
- the rodA gene encoding rod shape-determining protein RodA, whose translation MNRSQAKLTQGIDWPIVGLYLALVIIGIMSIFAAEYRGDDNIWQDIIHVNRNYSRQIMWFGISLILASIIWLTDSKFFTATSNLMYAGGLVLLLLVLAIGKDVKGSHSWLVIGGFQFQPAELTKLCTNLALAKYLSSQETDFTKLRSRLIAAALALIPAGIIILQDETGLALVYFSFFLVMYREGLPGVLLVIAFSCIVLVLSALLVDKYILFIIFTVITALVIYFSRREIKRKRSRLLMIIGVYAFCSLFVMFIVPFAFTKVLKDYQVRRIEVMLGKENDPKATYNTRQSMIAIGSGGFWGKGYLKGTQTRYDFVPEQSTDFIFCTVGEDFGFFGSVIFLGLYVALLFRIIFIAERQRSTFTRVYSYGVASIIFFHLAINIAMTIGLAPVIGIPLPLVSYGGSSLMTFTMLIFIMLRLDADRQMVLR comes from the coding sequence ATGAACCGCTCGCAAGCCAAACTGACACAAGGGATTGACTGGCCAATTGTAGGCCTGTACCTGGCATTGGTGATCATAGGCATTATGTCCATTTTTGCTGCGGAATACCGGGGAGATGATAATATCTGGCAGGATATTATTCACGTGAACAGAAACTATTCGCGTCAGATCATGTGGTTCGGCATTTCCCTTATTCTGGCCTCCATTATCTGGCTGACGGATAGTAAATTTTTTACCGCCACATCCAACCTGATGTACGCGGGCGGACTGGTATTGCTGTTGTTGGTGCTGGCTATCGGTAAGGATGTGAAGGGATCACATTCCTGGCTGGTAATTGGCGGTTTCCAGTTCCAGCCGGCGGAGTTAACGAAACTGTGTACCAACCTCGCATTGGCAAAATACTTGTCCTCGCAGGAAACGGATTTTACTAAACTACGATCGCGGCTTATTGCCGCCGCCCTGGCGCTGATCCCTGCGGGTATCATTATTTTACAGGATGAAACAGGTCTGGCACTCGTATATTTTTCCTTCTTCCTCGTGATGTACCGTGAAGGGCTGCCCGGCGTATTGCTGGTGATTGCCTTCTCTTGTATTGTGCTTGTATTATCGGCACTCCTGGTAGATAAATATATTCTCTTTATCATCTTCACCGTTATTACCGCGCTGGTGATCTATTTCAGCCGGCGGGAAATAAAGCGGAAAAGATCGCGGCTGCTGATGATCATCGGCGTATATGCTTTTTGTTCCCTCTTCGTGATGTTCATTGTTCCTTTTGCCTTTACCAAAGTGCTGAAAGATTACCAGGTGCGTCGTATTGAAGTAATGCTGGGTAAAGAGAATGATCCCAAGGCGACCTATAATACCCGCCAAAGTATGATTGCTATTGGCTCCGGTGGTTTCTGGGGGAAAGGTTATCTGAAAGGAACCCAGACCCGGTATGATTTTGTGCCGGAACAAAGTACTGACTTTATCTTTTGTACGGTAGGGGAAGATTTTGGCTTCTTTGGCAGTGTCATCTTCCTGGGTTTATATGTGGCCCTGCTCTTCCGGATTATTTTTATTGCGGAGCGACAGCGATCGACCTTTACGCGCGTCTATTCTTATGGGGTGGCCAGTATCATCTTTTTCCACCTGGCCATCAATATTGCTATGACCATTGGTCTGGCGCCGGTAATCGGTATCCCGTTACCATTGGTGAGTTATGGCGGGTCTTCCCTGATGACTTTCACGATGCTGATCTTTATTATGCTCAGGCTGGATGCCGACAGGCAGATGGTTTTACGCTAA
- a CDS encoding inorganic phosphate transporter, which translates to MTLLVVIIILAFIFDYINGFHDAANSIATIVSTKVLTPFQAVLWAAVFNFAAFFIAKYVIGEFKVANSVASSVFEQFITLKVILCGLVAAITWNLFTWWLGIPSSSSHTLIGGFIGAAVTASGTLDVINYHKVLPIVYFIVLAPLIGMIVAFIITIIIVNVCRKANPYRAESWFKRLQLASSAALSLGHGSNDAQKVMGIISAAMVAAGYIPSIKEMPDWIPLACFTCIALGTMSGGWKIVKTMGTRITKVTSLEGVAAETSGAITLFLTEHMGIPASTTHVITGAIMGVGATKRLSAVRWGVTVSLLWAWVLTIPISGLLAALTYFIVSLFI; encoded by the coding sequence ATGACTTTATTAGTAGTGATCATTATACTGGCATTCATCTTTGACTATATCAATGGTTTTCATGATGCTGCCAATTCTATCGCCACAATTGTGTCGACCAAGGTACTGACACCGTTTCAGGCGGTGCTCTGGGCCGCAGTATTTAACTTTGCGGCTTTTTTTATTGCCAAATATGTGATCGGTGAATTTAAAGTAGCCAACTCCGTAGCCAGTTCTGTATTTGAACAGTTTATTACACTGAAAGTGATCCTTTGCGGCCTCGTTGCCGCCATCACCTGGAACCTCTTTACCTGGTGGCTGGGCATTCCTTCCAGTTCTTCCCATACCCTTATTGGTGGCTTCATTGGTGCTGCGGTAACTGCCTCCGGCACCCTCGATGTAATCAACTATCATAAAGTGCTGCCTATTGTGTACTTCATCGTACTGGCGCCACTGATAGGTATGATTGTAGCCTTCATCATCACCATTATCATTGTAAATGTGTGCAGAAAGGCCAATCCCTACCGGGCAGAAAGCTGGTTCAAACGCTTGCAGCTGGCCTCCTCCGCGGCATTGAGCCTCGGACACGGCAGTAACGATGCCCAGAAAGTAATGGGTATCATTTCAGCAGCCATGGTAGCTGCCGGCTATATCCCCAGTATCAAAGAGATGCCGGACTGGATTCCGCTGGCGTGTTTCACCTGTATTGCATTGGGTACGATGAGCGGTGGCTGGAAGATTGTGAAAACAATGGGTACACGTATCACCAAAGTAACATCGCTGGAAGGCGTGGCAGCAGAAACCTCCGGTGCCATCACCCTGTTCCTCACAGAACACATGGGTATCCCGGCCAGTACCACCCACGTTATTACGGGTGCTATTATGGGGGTAGGCGCTACCAAAAGATTATCCGCCGTTCGTTGGGGCGTAACGGTAAGTCTGCTATGGGCCTGGGTTTTAACCATCCCCATCAGCGGTTTACTCGCCGCATTAACTTATTTTATTGTCAGCCTGTTCATTTAA
- the galE gene encoding UDP-glucose 4-epimerase GalE — translation MKVLVTGGCGYIGAHTIVDLINHGFDVVSVDSNIRSSTQLLDGIEKITGKKIRNYKVDLCNLEDTHAVFHENRDIIGVIHFAALKTVPESVADPLFYFHNNLTSLINVLKCIKEFKVPHLVFSSSCSVYGNAKDLPVVEATPLGEAQSPYARTKQMGEQIIEDYSKVNDTKSIILRYFNPVGAHPSGLIGELPLGKPDNLVPVITQTAIGKIPKMTVFGSDYDTRDGSCVRDYIHVTDIANAHTKALQYLIEERNATNCEIFNLGTGNGVTVLEAIKAFEKISGVKLNYTMGPRRPGDVISIYANNSLAKEKLGWLPEIGIEDSMRTAWQWEVSLRNKVLSN, via the coding sequence ATGAAGGTTCTTGTTACGGGTGGTTGTGGCTATATTGGCGCCCATACTATTGTAGATCTGATCAACCATGGCTTTGATGTAGTGTCTGTAGATAGTAACATCAGAAGCAGTACGCAGTTATTGGACGGTATAGAAAAGATAACCGGGAAAAAGATCCGCAACTATAAAGTGGATCTTTGCAACCTGGAAGATACACATGCGGTTTTTCATGAAAACAGGGACATTATCGGTGTGATCCATTTTGCAGCACTGAAAACTGTTCCCGAATCTGTGGCAGATCCCTTATTCTACTTCCATAATAACCTGACTTCTCTGATCAACGTTTTAAAATGCATCAAGGAATTTAAGGTGCCTCACCTGGTATTCTCTTCTTCCTGCTCTGTTTATGGCAATGCCAAAGACCTGCCGGTGGTGGAAGCTACCCCACTGGGTGAAGCGCAATCCCCTTATGCACGTACCAAACAGATGGGCGAACAGATCATCGAAGACTATAGCAAGGTAAATGATACCAAATCTATTATCCTGCGTTATTTCAACCCGGTAGGTGCACACCCCTCCGGCCTCATTGGCGAACTGCCATTGGGTAAACCCGATAACCTGGTACCCGTTATCACGCAAACGGCTATCGGAAAAATACCGAAAATGACCGTTTTCGGTTCCGATTACGATACTCGCGACGGTTCCTGCGTACGCGATTATATCCACGTTACGGATATCGCCAACGCACACACGAAAGCATTACAATACCTGATTGAAGAGCGCAATGCCACCAACTGCGAAATCTTTAACCTCGGCACCGGCAACGGCGTAACCGTACTGGAAGCCATTAAAGCATTCGAAAAAATATCCGGTGTAAAACTGAACTATACCATGGGACCACGCCGCCCGGGTGACGTTATTTCCATTTATGCCAATAACTCCCTCGCCAAAGAAAAACTGGGCTGGCTGCCGGAAATCGGCATCGAAGACTCTATGCGTACCGCATGGCAGTGGGAAGTTAGCCTCCGCAATAAAGTGCTGAGCAATTAG
- a CDS encoding UDP-2,3-diacylglucosamine diphosphatase, producing MSDKRPLDIVVISDVHLGIYGCHAKELIQYLDSIDPRIMVLNGDIIDIWQFSKRYFPKSHTKVIRKILKMIGKGTEVYYLTGNHDEALRKYAGFELSNFTIDNKLVLEVDGKRHWFFHGDVYDVTMKNSKWLAKLGGKGYDLLIILNRLVNNVLESMGREKMSFSKKVKQGVKSAVKFISDFEQTVAEIAADKAFDVVCCGHIHQPLIKEMKVGDKTVTYLNSGDWVESLTSLEYANRQWSLYQHPVTKTKIVLPEDDDDAAPGWDAARIIIFPAS from the coding sequence ATGTCCGATAAACGCCCATTAGATATTGTCGTTATTTCCGATGTACATCTCGGGATTTATGGTTGTCATGCCAAAGAACTTATCCAGTACCTGGATAGCATAGATCCCCGGATCATGGTGCTGAACGGGGATATTATCGACATCTGGCAGTTCAGTAAACGGTATTTCCCCAAGTCACATACCAAGGTGATCAGGAAGATCCTGAAAATGATCGGCAAGGGAACCGAAGTGTACTATCTCACCGGTAACCACGATGAAGCCCTGCGTAAGTACGCCGGTTTCGAGCTGAGTAACTTTACCATCGACAACAAGCTGGTGCTGGAAGTAGATGGCAAACGGCACTGGTTCTTTCATGGCGACGTATACGATGTGACCATGAAAAACTCCAAATGGCTCGCGAAGCTGGGGGGTAAAGGCTATGATCTGCTGATTATCCTCAACCGCCTGGTAAATAATGTGTTGGAAAGCATGGGGAGGGAAAAGATGTCTTTCTCCAAAAAAGTAAAGCAGGGAGTAAAATCTGCGGTGAAATTTATCTCCGATTTTGAACAAACCGTGGCTGAAATAGCGGCAGACAAAGCGTTTGACGTGGTTTGCTGCGGACATATCCACCAGCCGCTGATCAAAGAAATGAAGGTGGGCGACAAAACAGTCACCTATCTTAATTCCGGCGATTGGGTGGAAAGTCTCACTTCACTGGAATATGCCAACCGGCAATGGTCCCTCTATCAACATCCTGTTACCAAAACAAAGATCGTGTTACCCGAAGATGACGATGATGCTGCTCCCGGATGGGATGCCGCCAGGATTATTATATTCCCCGCTTCCTAG
- a CDS encoding MBL fold metallo-hydrolase — protein sequence MARIIPLSEGSFTVDGTKIFSPFQVGTDKLQDRPQGSLLVEIQPFLVITDRDYILFDTGLGFRNPDGVLQIHQHLIDNGINPMEITKVLMSHLHKDHSGGVSAADPVTGERTLTFPGATYYVNNEEMLYAMEHAGKSYHSEDIALLQQRDNVIFTTGNGTIDGYIHYELTGGHCPYHQVFLVDDGDDKVFFGGDVAPQISQMRSRFAAKYDYDGKRSMELRQQFMERGKQEGWTFLFYHDTKEPFTKF from the coding sequence ATGGCACGTATTATTCCATTATCAGAAGGTTCATTTACGGTAGACGGAACCAAAATATTTTCTCCTTTCCAGGTTGGTACAGATAAGTTGCAGGACCGTCCGCAGGGCTCCCTGCTGGTAGAAATCCAGCCTTTCCTGGTAATCACTGACCGCGATTATATTTTATTTGATACAGGGCTCGGCTTCCGTAATCCGGATGGCGTTTTGCAGATCCATCAGCATCTGATAGATAATGGTATCAATCCCATGGAAATCACCAAAGTGTTGATGAGCCATTTGCATAAAGATCATTCGGGTGGTGTATCAGCTGCTGATCCGGTTACGGGTGAGCGTACGCTCACTTTCCCCGGCGCCACTTATTATGTAAATAACGAAGAGATGCTGTATGCAATGGAGCATGCCGGCAAATCGTATCATTCAGAAGATATTGCATTATTACAACAACGGGATAATGTGATCTTCACTACCGGCAATGGCACTATCGACGGCTATATTCATTATGAACTGACCGGTGGTCATTGTCCTTATCACCAGGTATTCCTGGTAGATGACGGAGATGATAAAGTGTTTTTCGGAGGAGATGTAGCCCCGCAGATTTCGCAGATGCGCAGCCGCTTTGCAGCCAAATATGATTATGATGGCAAGCGTAGTATGGAGTTACGGCAACAGTTTATGGAGCGTGGTAAACAGGAGGGCTGGACTTTCCTTTTCTATCATGATACGAAGGAGCCGTTTACAAAATTTTAG